In Oncorhynchus clarkii lewisi isolate Uvic-CL-2024 chromosome 2, UVic_Ocla_1.0, whole genome shotgun sequence, one DNA window encodes the following:
- the LOC139419793 gene encoding uncharacterized protein isoform X7, whose product MTTEASAVGEADTEGKPKPSVAEAERRPENKQSSEAEIQLENKQSPEPETEREPENKPSPEAAAPEPEREKPSQKTQEQDSEPGSTESPIFTTTTEEEQLVKPRQRTSASRGLSRLFSSFLKRRSQCSDVEWAEVEKAEKDRKEKAEAGTKEEKLEQAKGEEKKEAEERGEKKEEEEAAKKAEKNKEEEEAAKKAEKKEEEAAKKAEKKKEEEEEAAKKAEKKKEEEEAAKKAKKKEEEAAKKAEKKKEEEEAAKKAEKKKKKEEEEAAKKEAVKKKKEEKEAAKKAEKKKKEEEEAAKKAEKKKKEEEEAARKAKKKEEEEAAKKAEKKKKEEEGVTKKEAEQQNQEEEAAKKKEEEKKKKEGEAAKKAEEEGEAAKKEEKKKEEGEEAKKAEEKKEEEEAAKKSEKKKKEEEEAAKKAEKEEEEAKKEEEEAAKKSEKKKKEEEEAAKKAEKKKKEEEAKKEEKKKKDEEESAKKEEKKKGEEKTTKKTQKGKKKEKENKEEEKGKKNEANKEVKKNEENKELKKKKRKGKKKAGEEHKAGEQSTTEVQVKAPIAAPEPELRAEAEGEAEQERQEEPVEAQDHHYISSAETQPAQAEQKVNAEVEKEVVEGEEKEAGVEEKEKKEETEEEPAEQMEEEEGEANGGEGENTNGEDKMALAEEAKPSKRPRIMQCKVTLLDDTLFECELGKHATGSDLFVKVCDHLNLLERDYCGLAVWDTPTSRTWLDASKEIRKQVADYTYEFTFNVKFYPPDPAQLTEDLTRYYLCLQLRKDILSGLLPCSFVTLAMLGSYTAQSELGEYDPEVHGSHYTKELRLAPGQGKELEDKVMELHRTYRSMSPAQADMLFLENAKKLSMYGVDLHQAKDLEGVDITLGVCSGGLMVYKDKLRINRFPWPKVLKISYKRSSFFIKIRPSEQEQYESTIGFKLPNYKASKKLWKASVEHHTFFRVSSVEPPSSRSRFLALGSKFRYSGRTQAQTRQASSMIARPAPRFTRSASKRLSRTIDEAGDDDLQASQLSASPNKTEDDDWFFILGSDQPQTFFSPARGRETFSVETSTQSWDDGKSVQTVRQAWQETETGQTVSRTVSQTWQGRVSDEQQQGRLEEEKEEDWSVLLGRRPSLPYVPYSMMKPPVKYRSAQVAKVATAKILERLLQPRQEQSDDWVMQLDRSFEFADTPPFSPPVSLEKEETRQERREVIKRLQEGVFLVEKLREVEVLDERLREVKVLEERLQEVDELEERIQEEVEARQEEEGGVEQEEGEVEEEVVEAAEENVEEVDELEEQIKEVFLKGLLPDESGEDEGLKEESMEEAEESEKGWSNVASTSSVVRRVDLRTQNSVTIVKEMRQQEGGMEEETLEQVAVSDEGLKEDEGWLEERKHQALVEGLPEGLEERRGEIRVERRRKKVTIVTQDESLPDELEKKASEKLSEDQIGGHFYKEGQLMVKFNELFAAEKLGLPIVTIQQEWLQEQEKVREEKQEERVEQVKISGEGLIEVKGGLEDRMRQMSEERLREGEQTVVKTKKTVRIVEEMRRTQKTLEEKSSEDILSEERLGDGFYTEGEVLVKFRKDVERVPHRVRQMEKPQEEEEEEEVVEVNMQPSQPEDKDDWVVLLDSLPHKTLYKPPVMPADSALVPVVSTRFSVVLVDTVEQRAPERECIEVEATQQQPERGLVEGRRPWKMQEDDWFMLLDLVDRVPSGVPTTPVSASLQEQVQVYVDETISSMVKVMTVVQREETRVTVVEEMELQKDQSRLEQKLSQREMEDDWFVLLDIVPREPSVIPSASVEERIPVYPEESVSSVVELTTVEQREERRVTVIQEERRQEEVILPPQPSREMDDDWFVQLDVVPRETSYIPPVAPAEPTPVYPDVISPVVEVKAEQQKPVVVLVEETRPQQEREVEEWQRQPERDDDWFTLLADVREEPIIVPPVGFVLLDAVREERAGVPPVSLAVSDRVYPEVVPAKHLTIEPEPRVFVVEAVRLLPEDVALEGKATQPQREQDDDWFLQLDVAPKVAAAPVVVIYSGVSTTAVTVVKEAVEQKPPKTVRIMEETVKMEEGPVVTPKEVDDDWFVLWDRAPSKILTTAKAFHVDREVIELVPRRTVIVVEETRKPHRVVEDRRQPEVELVKTLPPQERGEGDDWFTLFEASRQEPVKMPTVAVVTRPAPVVDVMVTSTEQRTQKRVTIVEERWREERTLQQRLPQRQREVDDDWFVLLDAAPKELVALRERLQVYTDITVVKGPAAQPKPRVVVEEEKRPVQPQRDVDDHWFVLRDKKSVAVVATHKAARPVSAPVFSQAALMEAGIPMAPLDLQQPQTSTPIRLPARQDDRKLQVTVEAVDEGSAEVKSEQTDTEEPVQMRKKRAKRTEGDSIYIRHSLLMLEDFEKPQEDLIRHHTSISELKRNFMASVPESRGPSEWDKRLSTHSPFRSLGINGQPLPDADGSVCITPIREELDTKAALQQDESSSTVRPSGGPSPSPASTETGPDRVDSKSHDAPGVAGPYVQDDEHVSSGTTTSHVPVVEVERAQLPHSYQLQGTVLEEEEPADPGSRGEQSGRITGASHTSYFVSGVPHVIRCFQPPLVQTQTVTITDVSNSLPTDVSTKDVPIVQTQTISYESAEVSVGGTDGGKEATALSSIQSITSESSRETSGTSITTTTTHISKVVKGGASETRVEKRIVITADSEDDQGSDGGATAM is encoded by the exons ATGACAACAGAGGCTAGCGCGGTGGGCGAGGCGGACACAGAGGGCAAGCCGAAGCCCAGTgtagcagaggcagagagaagaccGGAGAACAAGCAGAGCTCGGAGGCAGAGATACAACTGGAGAACAAGCAGAGCCCAGa gccagaaacagagagagaaccggAGAACAAGCCGAGCCCAGAGGCAGCAGCACCGgagccagagagggagaagcCCAGCCAGAAGACCCAGGAGCAGGACTCAGAGCCTGGCTCCACAGAGAGCCCCATCTTCACCACCACCACTGAGGAGGAGCAGCTAGTGAAGCCCCGCCAGCGCACCTCAGCCAGCCGCGGCCTCTCacgcctcttctcctccttcctcaaACGGCGCTCGCAGTGCTCAGACGTAGAGTGGGCTGAGGTCGAGAAGGCGGAGAAGGACAGGAAAGAGAAGGCAGAGGCTGGAACAAAGGAGGAAAAGTTAGAGCAGGCcaagggggaggagaagaaagaggcagaggaaaggggggagaagaaagaggaggaagaagcagcaaagaaagcagagaagaataaagaggaggaagaagcagcaaagaaagcagagaagaaagaggaagaagcagcaaagaaagcagagaagaagaaagaggaggaagaagaagcagcaaagaaagcagagaagaagaaagaggaggaagaagcaGCAAAGAAAGCAAAGAAGAAAGAGGAAGAAGCAGCAAAGAAagcagagaagaagaaagaggaggaagaagcagcaaagaaagcagagaagaagaagaagaaagaagaggaagaagcagCAAAGAAAGAGGCagtgaagaagaagaaagaagagaaagaggcagcaaagaaagcagagaagaagaagaaagaggaagaagaggcagcaaagaaagcagagaagaagaagaaagaggaggaagaagcaGCAAGGAAAGcgaagaagaaagaggaggaagaggcagcaaagaaagcagagaagaagaaaaaagaagaGGAAGGGGTAACGAAGAAAGAGGCAGAGCAGCAGAATCAAGAGGAAGAGGCAGCAaagaaaaaggaggaggagaagaagaagaaagagggagaggcagcAAAAAaagcagaggaggagggagaggcagcaaagaaagaggagaagaagaaagaggagggagaggaagcaaagaaagcagaggagaagaaagaagaggaagaggcaGCAAAGAaatcagagaagaagaagaaagaggaggaagaggcagcaaagaaagcagagaaggaggaagaggaagcaaagaaagaggaggaagaggcagcAAAAAaatcagagaagaagaagaaagaggaggaagaggcagcaaagaaagcagagaagaagaagaaagaggaggaagcgaagaaagaggagaagaagaagaaagacgAAGAGGAGTCAGCaaagaaagaggagaagaagaaaggggaggaaaagacaacaaaaaaaacgcaAAAGgggaagaagaaagagaaagaaaataaagaggaggagaaggggaagaagaACGAGGCGAATAAAGAGGTAAAGAAGAACGAGGAGAATAAAGAGTTAAAGAAGAAAAAACGGAAGGGCAAAAAGAAAGCAGGGGAGGAGCACAAAGCAGGGGAGCAGTCCACAACAGAGGTGCAGGTGAAAGCCCCCATCGCGGCCCCGGAGCCAGAGCTCAGAGCAGAGGCGGAGGGGGAGGCTGAacaggagaggcaggaggagccGGTAGAGGCCCAGGACCATCACTACATCAGCAGTGCAGAGACACAG CCAGCACAGGCGGAGCAGAAGGTGAACGCCgaggtagagaaggaggtggtagagggggaagagaaggaggcgggagtagaggagaaagagaagaaagaagaaacagaggaagagCCAGCCGagcagatggaggaggaggagggagaggcaaACGGAGGGGAAGGGGAGAACACTAATGGAGAAGACAAGATGGCTTTAGCAGAGGAGGCCAAACCCTCCAAGCGTCCGCGGATCATGCAGTGTAAAGTCACCCTCCTGGACGACACTCTGTTTGAGTGTGAGCTCGGT aAACATGCAACGggctcagatctgtttgtgaagGTGTGTGACCACCTCAACCTGCTGGAGAGAGACTACTGTGGCCTGGCCGTCTGGGATACCCCCACCTCCAGG ACATGGCTGGACGCCTCCAAAGAGATCCGGAAACAGGTGGCAG ATTATACATACGAGTTCACTTTCAACGTAAAGTTCTACCCTCCTGATCCAGCTCAGCTCACAGAAGACCTCACCAG GTACTACCTGTGTCTACAGCTGCGTAAAGACATCCTGAGTGGCCTGCTGCCATGCTCCTTTGTAACTCTGGCCATGCTAGGCTCCTACACGGCCCAGTCTGAGCTGGGGGAGTATGATCCAGAGGTCCACGGCTCTCACTACACCAAGGAGCTGAGGCTGGCCCCGGGACAGGGCAAAGAGCTGGAGGACAAGGTCATGGAGTTGCACCGCACATACAG ATCCATGAGTCCAGCCCAGGCAGACATGTTGTTTCTGGAGAATGCCAAGAAGCTGTCTATGTATGGAGTGGATCTGCACCAAGCCAAG GATCTTGAGGGTGTGGACATCACTCTAGGGGTGTGTTCTGGTGGTCTCATGGTATATAAGGACAAGCTGAGGATCAATCGTTTCCCCTGGCCCAAAGTCCTCAAGATCTCCTACAAGCGAAGCAGCTTCTTCATCAAGATCCGTCCCTCTGAACAAGAACAGTATGAGAGCACAATCGGCTTCAAGCTGCCCAACTACAAGGCCTCCAAGAAGCTGTGGAAGGCCTCAGTGGAACACCATACCTTCTTCAG GGTGTCGTCAGTGGAGCCCCCGTCGTCCCGCTCCCGGTTCCTGGCGCTGGGGTCAAAGTTCAGGTACAGTGGCCGTACCCAGGCCCAGACCCGCCAGGCCAGTTCCATGATCGCCCGGCCCGCCCCGCGCTTCACCCGGTCCGCCAGCAAGAGGCTGTCCCGCACCATCGACgaag CTGGAGATGATGATCTCCAAGCCTCGCAGCTCTCTGCTAGTCCAAACAAGACCGAGGATGACGATTGGTTCTTCATTCTGGGATCTGACCAACCCCAGACTTTCTTTTCACCAG ccagagggagggagacttTCTCTGTGGAGACTTCTACTCAGAGCTGGGATGATGGCAAGTCTgtccagacagtcagacaggcatgGCAGGAGACTGAGACAGGCCAGACGGTCAGTCGGACTGTCAGTCAGACATGGCAGGGACGAGTGTCTGATGAACAGCAGCaggggagactggaggaggagaaagaggaggattgGTCTGTCCTGCTGGGCAGACGACCCTCCCTTCCCTATGTCCCCTACTCCATGATGAAACCGCCAG TCAAATACCGCTCTGCCCAGGTGGCAAAGGTGGCCACGGCCAAAATTCTGGAGAGGCTGCTACAGCCAAGGCAGGAACAAAGTGATGACTGGGTCATGCAGTTGGACCGCAGCTTTGAGTTTGCAGACACACCTCCAT tctctcccccagtctccctggagaaggaggagactaggcaggagaggagggaggtgatcAAGAGGCTCCAGGAAGGGGTGTTCCTGGTGGAGAAGCTGAGGGAGGTAGAGGTGCTGgatgagagactgagggaggtgAAGGTTTTGGAAGAACGGCTGCAGGAGGTGgatgagctggaggagaggatacaggaggaggtggaagccaggcaggaggaggagggaggggtagaacaagaggagggggaggtagaggaggaggtggtagaggcaGCGGAAGAGAATGTGGAGGAAGTAGATGAGTTGGAGGAGCAGATAAAGGAGGTGTTTCTCAAAGGATTGCTGCCAGATGAGTCAGGGGAAGATGAGGGACTAAAAGAGGAGAGTATGGAAGAGGCAGAGGAATCTGAAAAAGGGTGGTCAAATGTGGCGAGCACCTCCTCTGTGGTACGGAGAGTAGATTTGAGGACCCAGAATAGTGTGACTATAGTGAAAGAGATGAGGCAAcaagaaggagggatggaggaggagacgCTGGAACAGGTGGCGGTTTCAGACGAGGGATTGAAAGAGGATGAAGgatggttagaggagaggaagcaTCAGGCTTTGGTGGAAGGGTTGCCAGAGGGgcttgaggaaaggagaggagagataagagtggaaaggaggaggaagaaggtgaCTATAGTGACACAGGATGAGAGTCTTCCAGATGAACTAGAGAAGAAAGCATCTGAGAAGTTGTCAGAGGACCAGATAGGAGGACATTTTTATAAAGAGGGACAACTTATGGTGAAATTCAATGAACTATTTGCGGCAGAGAAGTTAGGGTTACCGATAGTTACAATTCAGCAGGAGTGGCTCCAAGAACAGGAAAAGGTcagggaggagaaacaggaggagagagtggaacaGGTGAAGATTTCAGGCGAGGGATTGATAGAGGTGAAAGGAGGTCTAGAGGATAGGATGCGGCAGATGTCGGAGGAAAGGTTGCGAGAGGGAGAGCAGACTGTGGTGAAAACCAAGAAAACAGTGAGAATAGTGGAAGAAATGAGGAGAACACAGAAGACACTCGAGGAAAAGTCATCAGAGGACATTTTATCAGAGGAAAGGCTGGGAGATGGTTTTTATACAGAGGGGGAAGTTTTGGtgaaattcagaaaggatgtggAGAGGGTTCCACATAGAGTCAGACAAATGGAGAAgccccaagaagaagaagaagaagaagaggtagTGGAAGTGAATATGCAGCCATCCCAGCCAGAAGACAAGGACGATTGGGTTGTGCTGCTGGACAGCCTCCCACACAAGACTCTTTATAAGCCTCCAG TCATGCCAGCCGACTCCGCTCTGGTGCCTGTGGTCTCCACAAGATTCTCTGTGGTGTTAGTAGACACGGTCGAGCAGAGAGCACCAGAGAGGGAATGCATTGAAGTGGAGGCCACACAGCAACAGCCTGAAAGGGGATTGGTGGAAGGACGGAGACCGTGGAAAATGCAGGAAGATGATTGGTTTATGCTCTTGGACCTGGTTGATCGTGTTCCTTCAGGTGTACCAACCACACCAGTTTCAG CTTCTTTGCAAGAGCAAGTTCAGGTGTACGTAGATGAAACCATCTCTTCCATGGTTAAAGTGATGACAGTGGTGCAGAGGGAGGAGACCAGGgtgactgtagtggaggagatggagttACAGAAAGACCAGAGCCGTCTGGAACAGAaactgtcacagagagagatggaagatgaCTGGTTTGTTCTGCTGGACATTGTTCCCAGAGAACCATCTGTGATTCCGTCAG CTTCTGTGGAAGAGCGTATTCCGGTATACCCTGAGGAAAGCGTCTCCTCTGTGGTTGAGTTGACGACagtagagcagagagaggagagaagggtgaCTGTAATTCAAGAGGAACGACGTCAAGAAGAAGTTATACTTCCACCACAGCCATCAAGAGAGATGGACGATGACTGGTTTGTGCAACTGGATGTCGTGCCCAGAGAAACATCCTATATACCACCAG TCGCTCCAGCAGAGCCAACACCGGTTTATCCAGATGTGATCAGCCCTGTGGTTGAGGTAAAGGCTGAACAGCAGAAGCCAGTGGTGGTTCTGGTGGAGGAGACGAGGCCACAACAGGAACGGGAAGTAGAGGAGTGGCAGCGACAACCAGAGAGAGATGATGATTGGTTTACACTGCTTGCTGATGTCCGTGAGGAGCCGATCATTGTACCACCAGTGGGGTTTGTTCTGTTGGATGCAGTCCGTGAAGAACGTGCTGGGGTTCCACCAG TTTCCCTGGCTGTTAGCGATAGGGTATACCCAGAGGTTGTGCCCGCCAAACATCTGACCATTGAGCCTGAACCAAGAGTGTTTGTGGTGGAAGCAGTCCGATTACTTCCTGAAGACGTTGCCCTGGAGGGTAAGGCAACACAACCGCAGAGAGAGCAGGATGATGATTGGTTTTTGCAGCTGGATGTTGCCCCTAAAGTAGCAG cTGCACCAGTGGTGGTGATTTACTCTGGTGTGAGCACCACAGCTGTTACGGTGGTGAAGGAGGCAGTGGAACAGAAACCACCAAAGACCGTGAGGATCATGGAAGAGACTGTTAAGATGGAGGAGGGGCCTGTGGTAACACCTAAAGAAGTGGATGATGATTGGTTTGTGCTCTGGGACCGCGCTCCCTCCAAGATACTGACCACAGCCAAGG CGTTCCATGTAGACAGAGAGGTTATAGAGCTGGTACCCCGGAGAACAGTGATTGTGGTGGAGGAAACTAGGAAACCACATAGAGTGGTGGAGGACAGACGTCAACCGGAGGTTGAACTGGTGAAAACACTGCCTCcccaagagagaggggagggtgatGATTGGTTCACGCTCTTTGAAGCCTCTCGCCAAGAGCCTGTGAAAATGCCAACAG ttGCTGTGGTAACTAGACCTGCCCCTGTGGTTGACGTGATGGTGACGAGCACAGAGCAGAGAACCCAGAAAAGGGTGACGAtagtggaggagaggtggagagaggagaggaccctgCAGCAGAGACtgcctcagagacagagagaggtggacgATGACTGGTTTGTCCTGCTGGATGCTGCCCCTAAAGAATTAG TTGCTCTCCGTGAGCGTCTCCAGGTCTATACTGACATAACTGTGGTCAAAGGTCCAGCCGCTCAGCCCAAACCCAGAGTGGTggttgaggaggagaagagaccagTACAACCCCAGAGAGATGTGGATGACCATTGGTTTGTGTTGCGGGATAAAAAATCGGTTGCAG TGGTGGCCACCCACAAGGCCGCCCGTCCGGTCAGCGCCCCAGTCTTCTCCCAGGCAGCCCTGATGGAGGCAGGGATCCCCATGGCCCCCCTGGACCTCCAGCAGCCCCAGACCTCCACCCCCATCAGGCTGCCAGCCCGCCAGGACGACAGGAAGCTGCAGGTCACCGTGGAGGCAGTGGACGAGGGCTCAGCCGAGGTCAAG TCTGAGCAGACGGACACTGAGGAGCCGGTTCAAATGAGGAAG AAAAGAGCTAAGAGAACTGAGGGTGACTCAATTTATATCAGACATAGTCTTTTAATGTTGGAG gactTTGAGAAGCCCCAGGAGGATCTCATCAGGCATCATACTAGTATCAGTGAGCTGAAGAGGAACTTCATGGCATCTGTCCCAGAGTCCCGGGGGCCCAGCGAATGGGACAAGCGCCTGTCCACTCACTCCCCCTTCCGCAGCCTGGGCATCAACGGACAGCCTTTACCTGATGCCGACGGG